Proteins encoded in a region of the Carassius auratus strain Wakin unplaced genomic scaffold, ASM336829v1 scaf_tig00021006, whole genome shotgun sequence genome:
- the LOC113076671 gene encoding uncharacterized protein LOC113076671, translating into MRLTKEVKEDIEAIKKCTQSSDEELQQWVTDVRQGAVDTPDDFRTDDPVALQHLIEGLFLGIQQKKRDLYRVTDRNKQRHKIRRRIREDKKKLFNAISQYNDLPTTTESVDSVEDLLAAESPIWPWDSEPDTSLGMKKKVFDRVMQLERLIEEEAILLEEMKQHWTHLTRTCRALKDQANVLADDLATQSYPSGLSGQAYHGLHSAVLQKCEEIKTDMVAVKETYSQIVVNGNGGSVVEEDDEDPYEYVSTDASTDDEL; encoded by the exons ATGAGGCTG ACAAAGGAAGTCAAGGAGGACATTGAGGCTATAAAGAAGTGCACGCAAAGTTCTGATGAGGAACTGCAACAGTGGGTCACTGATGTGAGACAGGGGGCAGTTGACA CACCAGATGACTTCAGAACAGATGATCCAGTGGCATTGCAACATCTGATTGAAGGCCTATTCTTGGGCATCCAGCAGAAAAAGAGGGATCTGTATCGAGTAACCG ACCGTAACAAACAGCGACACAAGATCCGAAGACGGATTAGAGAGGATAAGaaaaagctgtttaatgccaTATCCCAATACAATGATCTTCCAACCACCACAGAATCTGTAGATTCAGTTGAAGACCTTCTGGCAGCAGAAAGCCCTATCTGGCCTTGGGATTCTG AACCTGACACTTCCTTAGGCATGAAGAAGAAGGTTTTTGACAGGGTGATGCAGCTGGAGAGACTGATTGAGGAAGAGGCTATACTTTTAGAGGAAATGAAACAACATTGGACTCATCTTACAAGAACCTGCAGGGCCTTGAAGGACCAGGCTAATGTACTAGCAGATGACCTGGCCACACAGA GCTACCCTTCAGGACTGTCTGGTCAAGCTTACCATGGCCTGCACAGTGCTGTCCTCCAAAAATGTGAGGAGATCAAAACAGACATGGTAGCTGTGAAAGAAACCTACTCCCAAATAGTAGTAAATGGGAATGGTGGATCTGTTGttgaagaagatgatgaagacCCATATGAGTATGTCTCCACAGATGCCTCTACGGATGATGAATTATAG